In the genome of Fulvivirga maritima, one region contains:
- a CDS encoding OmpA family protein yields MAAEYLQQADQIYSQQKEAIEVAKELYIKAAELDPYNVKANWMAGQLYLETIDKDLSLKYFLRVEQQRPSYRYDLWYQIGRAYHHGLDFDMAIECYERYQHKVLHDLHYRGRDRVLPEDVKRRIEECKNGKEIISQPARYSVEVLEPGINSVWPDYAPVLNKDQTVMIFTSRRQEDNTSPDVDKDNFYYEDIFISRKVGGKWTEAENIGAPINTEYHDANISLSADGNRLYLYKDINAGDIYYSDYENGEWTESEYLTNKVNSSIYSESSITETSSSDVIFYTSDRPGGEGGIDIYMCIKDDKGNWYKSKSLGTTINTPYDEESPFLAYDGKTLYFSSSGHKGYGGYDIFKSVYDSLSGEWSEPENLGFPVNTPDDEIYFRASEDGRVGYYSSVREGGLGYTDIFRVKYHGSNKDRPTGYELIAQNAETINRVHEGGGGVATAAANGQVLSEEADFEDHEMKLMDHAHRIYFNTAQSAIHEEHREELDSIINLLNKYELLDINISGFASADGNPRYNLKLSQKKGIDSTGLFCGQWYSGRANHSSGVWCGKVRGWG; encoded by the coding sequence ATGGCGGCTGAATACCTACAGCAGGCAGATCAAATTTACAGTCAGCAAAAAGAGGCTATAGAGGTGGCTAAGGAGCTGTACATAAAAGCAGCTGAGCTTGACCCTTATAATGTAAAGGCTAATTGGATGGCCGGTCAGCTGTACCTGGAGACTATAGATAAAGATTTGTCACTTAAATATTTTCTTAGGGTAGAGCAGCAGAGACCTTCTTATCGATATGATTTGTGGTATCAGATAGGTCGGGCGTATCATCATGGGTTAGATTTTGATATGGCCATTGAATGTTATGAAAGGTATCAGCATAAAGTGTTGCATGATCTCCATTACCGTGGTCGTGACCGCGTTTTGCCAGAAGATGTAAAAAGAAGGATTGAAGAGTGTAAAAATGGTAAGGAAATCATCAGCCAGCCAGCGCGATATTCTGTGGAGGTGCTGGAGCCAGGTATAAATTCAGTGTGGCCAGACTATGCTCCTGTGCTTAATAAGGATCAGACCGTTATGATTTTTACCTCTCGTAGGCAGGAAGATAACACCAGCCCTGATGTAGATAAGGATAACTTTTATTATGAAGATATATTTATATCAAGAAAAGTAGGAGGCAAGTGGACGGAGGCTGAGAATATCGGAGCGCCTATCAATACAGAGTATCATGATGCTAATATTTCTCTATCGGCCGATGGTAATCGACTATATCTTTACAAGGACATTAATGCGGGAGATATCTATTATAGTGATTATGAAAATGGTGAGTGGACCGAATCAGAATACCTAACTAACAAGGTGAATTCTTCTATCTATTCCGAAAGCTCTATTACGGAAACATCGTCATCAGATGTGATTTTTTATACCAGTGACAGGCCTGGTGGTGAGGGAGGTATTGATATTTATATGTGCATAAAAGATGATAAAGGCAATTGGTATAAATCAAAAAGTCTGGGTACTACTATCAATACACCTTATGATGAGGAAAGTCCATTTCTGGCTTATGATGGTAAAACCTTGTATTTCAGTAGCTCAGGTCATAAGGGATATGGAGGTTATGATATTTTCAAATCTGTTTATGATAGTTTGTCAGGAGAATGGTCTGAGCCGGAAAACCTGGGGTTCCCGGTAAACACACCCGATGATGAGATTTATTTCAGAGCTTCAGAAGATGGTAGAGTAGGGTATTATTCGTCAGTAAGAGAAGGGGGTTTAGGTTATACTGATATTTTTAGGGTGAAGTATCACGGCTCTAATAAAGACAGGCCAACTGGCTATGAATTGATAGCTCAAAATGCGGAAACAATAAATCGTGTGCATGAAGGAGGTGGGGGTGTAGCAACAGCAGCAGCGAATGGTCAGGTGCTTTCGGAAGAAGCTGATTTTGAGGATCATGAAATGAAATTGATGGATCATGCTCATCGTATTTATTTCAATACAGCCCAAAGTGCCATTCATGAGGAGCATAGGGAGGAGTTGGATAGTATTATTAATTTGCTTAATAAATACGAGCTTTTAGATATCAATATCTCAGGCTTTGCCAGTGCTGATGGTAATCCTAGGTATAATCTTAAGCTTTCGCAAAAAAAGGGCATTGATAGTACTGGATTATTTTGTGGCCAATGGTATTCCGGAAGAGCGAATCATAGCTCAGGGGTTTGGTGCGGTAAAGTCAGAGGCTGGGGCTGA
- the mnmE gene encoding tRNA uridine-5-carboxymethylaminomethyl(34) synthesis GTPase MnmE: protein MSQHIGSTEDTIVALSTAPGVGAIAVIRLSGDDAIKICNSVFKGKDLEQQPTHTLHFGTIRDREKVIDEVVVSLFVGPKSFTKENVVEISCHGSPFIVKQIIKVLLAAGSRLALPGEFTKRAFLNGQFDLAQAEAVADLINSDSAASHEAALNQMRGGFSEQIRQLREELIHFASMIELELDFGEEDVEFADRDDLKQLINNLLKVINALIESFDLGNVIKNGVPTVIAGKPNAGKSTLLNALLNEERAIVSDIAGTTRDVIEDEINLGGITFRFIDTAGIRETEDTIEKIGVERTQAQMKKASLIIYMIDLANDNVVDFNRDINKLENMGIPFIVVGNKIDKAQPELKSAVEGVKGSILIAANTKENLDALKDRILEEVNLDNFKSGNTIVTNIRHYDNLLKTKNALQDVLNGLGNNITGDFLAMDIRQSLHYLGEITGEITTDDLLANIFSKFCIGK, encoded by the coding sequence TTGAGTCAGCATATAGGATCCACCGAAGATACCATTGTAGCCCTTTCTACCGCTCCAGGCGTAGGCGCCATAGCCGTTATCAGATTATCTGGCGATGATGCCATTAAGATCTGCAACAGTGTATTTAAAGGCAAAGACCTGGAACAGCAACCTACCCACACCTTACATTTCGGCACCATACGCGATAGAGAAAAGGTGATAGATGAAGTGGTAGTTTCTCTGTTTGTTGGCCCCAAATCATTCACTAAAGAAAATGTGGTGGAGATCAGCTGCCACGGCTCCCCTTTTATAGTAAAGCAAATTATAAAAGTGTTGCTTGCTGCAGGCTCCAGACTGGCATTACCGGGTGAGTTTACCAAACGCGCTTTCCTTAATGGTCAGTTTGATTTGGCTCAGGCCGAAGCGGTGGCAGATCTTATCAATTCAGATTCGGCTGCTTCTCATGAAGCAGCTCTTAACCAAATGCGTGGAGGTTTCTCTGAGCAGATTCGTCAGCTAAGGGAAGAGTTGATCCACTTTGCCTCTATGATAGAGCTGGAGTTAGACTTTGGTGAGGAAGATGTAGAGTTTGCCGATAGAGATGATTTAAAACAGCTGATCAACAACCTACTCAAAGTGATTAATGCGCTGATCGAAAGCTTTGATTTGGGTAATGTGATTAAAAATGGAGTACCTACCGTGATAGCAGGCAAGCCTAATGCAGGTAAATCAACATTGCTCAATGCTTTGTTAAATGAAGAAAGAGCAATAGTATCTGACATAGCCGGAACTACCCGTGATGTTATTGAAGATGAAATCAATCTGGGCGGTATCACTTTTAGGTTTATTGACACGGCCGGAATTAGAGAGACAGAAGACACCATAGAAAAAATTGGAGTTGAGCGCACACAAGCTCAAATGAAAAAGGCCTCTCTTATTATATATATGATTGACCTGGCCAATGACAATGTTGTAGACTTCAACCGCGACATCAACAAGCTGGAGAATATGGGTATTCCGTTTATAGTGGTGGGCAACAAAATTGACAAGGCTCAGCCAGAACTAAAATCAGCTGTGGAAGGTGTAAAGGGATCCATACTTATAGCCGCCAACACAAAAGAGAACCTGGACGCTTTGAAAGATAGAATTTTGGAAGAGGTTAATCTTGATAACTTCAAGTCTGGCAACACCATAGTAACTAACATTCGTCACTATGACAATCTACTTAAAACCAAGAATGCCCTACAAGATGTCCTCAACGGCCTCGGCAACAACATCACTGGCGACTTTTTAGCCATGGACATCAGGCAGTCATTACATTATTTAGGAGAGATCACTGGTGAGATTACTACAGATGATTTGTTGGCGAATATCTTTAGTAAGTTTTGTATTGGGAAATAG
- a CDS encoding type I restriction endonuclease subunit R yields the protein MNTQPEAILENNFIKQLESLGYERILLRDGHDLLANLKSQLELFNKVQLSDKEFDQVLNYLAKGNVFEKSKTLRDRFALTREDGSISYIQFFDSEHRDNNLFQVTNQVSQAGTYKNRYDVTLLVNGLPLVQVELKRRGIEMKEAFNQINRYQRQSFWSNHGLFQYVQLFVISNGVNTKYLANNRLQSFKQSFFWAEENNKRTTMLSEFTNSFLNKEHLSKMIAHYVVMSETNKVMMVLRPYQYYAVEAIIDHVQTTKDSGYIWHTTGSGKTLTSFKASQIIMDLPEVHKVVFVVDRKDLDYQTMNEFNSFKKGSVDVTDNTSSLVKQFTDDTKLVLTTIQKLNNAISKKRYEKKLDKLKDKRVVFIFDECHRSQFGDTHKRIVNYFKGSQLFGFTGTPIFADNAAKNDLGKRTTKDLFGECLHKYVITDAIRDQNVLKFSVEYIGKYKQKSNTLLDIEVEDIDKTEVIDSPKRLEKIVEYIIDYHTTKTHNKAFSSIFAVSSIPNLITYYELFKKKIKEGKHDLRVATIFTYGVNEDDPDAAGMLPGDMSIAAEPKLKYISSSTRDKLDEFIKDYNAMYDTKFTTKDSKQFENYYKDISKRLKNREKEDFQDRDRLDILLVVNMFLTGFDAKMVNTLYVDKNLRYHGLIQAYSRTNRIINETKSQGNIMAFRNLKKATDEAITLFSNKEAIEEIILPPYEEIVRKFSNAFADLLKVAPTVGIVDDLLTEDDEMTFVQSFRALMRVKNVLTSFTDFSWDDLPMTEQAFEDYKSKYLDLYDKVKSDTAKLKESILNDVDFELELIHRDEINVSYIIKLLVKLKTAKANEAAKQKKQIMDMLNNEVELRSKRELIEKFIEEHLPKIPHADMISDEFEKYWEEQKVLALQKLCEEENLDQEQFKSLIDAYIFSHQEPLRDEVFKCLDNRPSVLQARSIGERIISKMKQFVEVFVEGMVG from the coding sequence GAAAGCTTGGGATATGAGCGTATTCTACTTCGAGATGGCCATGACTTACTTGCCAATTTAAAATCGCAGTTAGAACTTTTTAATAAGGTTCAGTTAAGTGACAAGGAGTTTGATCAGGTGCTCAATTATTTGGCAAAGGGTAATGTATTTGAGAAGTCTAAGACACTTAGAGATCGGTTTGCACTTACACGGGAAGATGGGAGCATTTCCTATATTCAATTTTTTGATAGTGAGCACAGAGACAATAATCTATTCCAGGTCACTAACCAGGTTTCACAAGCGGGTACTTACAAAAACCGTTATGATGTAACGCTCCTTGTCAATGGCCTGCCACTCGTTCAGGTAGAGCTTAAGCGTAGAGGCATCGAAATGAAAGAGGCCTTCAATCAGATTAATCGCTATCAAAGGCAGTCATTTTGGAGTAATCATGGGCTGTTTCAATATGTGCAGCTGTTTGTGATAAGTAATGGAGTTAATACCAAATACCTGGCTAATAACCGACTCCAGTCTTTTAAACAATCATTCTTCTGGGCGGAGGAGAATAACAAACGAACCACTATGCTATCTGAGTTTACCAACTCATTCCTCAACAAAGAACACCTGAGTAAAATGATCGCTCATTATGTAGTGATGAGCGAAACCAATAAAGTGATGATGGTGCTTCGTCCCTACCAGTATTATGCTGTAGAGGCTATCATTGATCATGTGCAAACTACTAAGGATAGTGGCTATATCTGGCATACTACCGGCTCAGGTAAAACATTAACTTCCTTCAAAGCCAGCCAAATCATCATGGACTTGCCGGAAGTGCATAAAGTAGTATTTGTGGTCGATCGTAAAGACCTCGATTACCAGACCATGAACGAGTTTAATAGCTTTAAAAAGGGAAGTGTAGATGTAACTGATAATACCTCCTCGCTGGTCAAGCAATTTACAGATGATACCAAGTTGGTGCTTACTACGATTCAAAAGTTAAATAATGCTATTTCCAAAAAACGGTACGAAAAGAAGCTGGATAAACTTAAGGACAAAAGAGTAGTATTCATTTTTGATGAATGTCACCGCAGTCAGTTTGGAGACACACATAAACGTATTGTTAATTACTTTAAAGGCAGTCAGTTATTTGGTTTTACCGGCACACCCATCTTTGCTGATAATGCAGCTAAAAACGACCTAGGTAAGCGTACCACCAAAGACTTATTTGGGGAGTGTTTGCATAAATATGTAATCACCGATGCCATTCGAGATCAGAATGTATTGAAGTTCAGTGTTGAGTATATCGGGAAGTACAAGCAAAAAAGTAATACGCTACTGGATATAGAGGTGGAGGATATTGACAAAACCGAGGTAATAGACTCACCTAAGCGATTAGAAAAGATCGTTGAATATATTATAGACTATCACACTACCAAAACACATAATAAAGCTTTCTCATCAATTTTTGCCGTAAGTAGTATTCCGAATCTGATTACTTACTATGAGCTCTTTAAGAAGAAGATAAAGGAAGGGAAACATGATTTACGAGTAGCCACAATATTTACCTATGGTGTTAATGAAGATGATCCTGATGCAGCAGGCATGCTTCCGGGAGACATGTCAATTGCGGCTGAACCTAAACTCAAATACATAAGCAGTTCAACCCGTGATAAACTCGATGAGTTCATCAAAGACTACAATGCTATGTATGACACTAAGTTTACCACAAAAGACAGTAAGCAATTTGAAAACTATTACAAGGACATTAGTAAACGGCTAAAAAATAGAGAGAAGGAAGATTTTCAAGATAGAGATAGGTTAGATATTCTACTCGTAGTAAACATGTTTTTAACAGGATTTGATGCTAAAATGGTCAATACTCTATATGTGGACAAGAACCTTCGGTATCATGGGCTTATACAAGCTTATTCCAGAACTAATCGCATCATCAATGAAACCAAGTCTCAAGGGAATATTATGGCCTTCAGAAATCTTAAGAAAGCCACTGATGAAGCCATTACTTTATTCTCTAACAAGGAGGCTATTGAAGAAATCATACTTCCTCCGTACGAAGAAATCGTTAGAAAATTCAGCAATGCCTTTGCCGACTTACTCAAAGTAGCTCCTACAGTAGGAATTGTTGATGATCTGCTAACAGAAGATGATGAAATGACCTTTGTTCAGTCTTTCAGAGCCTTGATGAGGGTTAAGAATGTGCTTACATCATTTACGGATTTTAGTTGGGATGATCTACCCATGACTGAGCAGGCTTTTGAAGATTACAAAAGCAAATACCTTGACCTTTATGATAAAGTAAAAAGTGATACGGCCAAGCTAAAAGAATCTATCCTCAATGACGTAGACTTTGAGTTGGAGCTGATTCACAGAGATGAGATTAATGTTAGTTACATTATAAAGCTGCTAGTCAAACTTAAAACAGCTAAGGCCAATGAAGCTGCCAAGCAGAAAAAGCAGATTATGGATATGCTTAACAATGAAGTTGAGCTAAGAAGTAAGCGAGAACTTATCGAGAAGTTTATAGAAGAGCACCTGCCTAAAATTCCTCACGCAGATATGATTTCTGATGAATTTGAAAAGTATTGGGAAGAACAAAAGGTCTTGGCACTTCAAAAACTCTGTGAGGAAGAAAACCTTGACCAGGAGCAATTCAAATCATTGATTGATGCCTACATTTTTAGCCACCAGGAGCCATTGAGAGATGAGGTATTCAAATGCCTTGATAATCGTCCTAGTGTATTGCAAGCCAGATCAATTGGAGAACGCATCATTTCAAAGATGAAGCAGTTTGTCGAGGTGTTTGTGGAGGGTATGGTAGGGTGA